The sequence aaaatcaagaactgTTTCTGGTATTAGTGTTTTATCAATAACCAGCCCCATTTTTTATCAGACGACGCGGAGTCTTTGTCTCGTGCCCTCGTTATCAGTGCTCGGTGAAACTAGAgcacattttgaagaaaataaaaaaaaatgtggggGTATGTGACCAGTTGCTCTCACTCTCAATTGTGATTGGCTCAGAGATCTATTCAATTGCGACAATAACATCAGATTTTGACCATTAAGCGTTTCCTTCCTTTGGTGATCGAAAACTAGTTTGAATTGGAAGTCGGAAAgaacaattataattttatacGTTTCATGCATAGCCAATGGtcagaaaaaacagaaatagcAGAAATTCACCCGAAATGGAGAATAAAATTGgctcttttttccttcaatGGGAGATTATAGCCGCAAATTAACTATAATTGTCGGGCAGGCCGAAGACCGAATGTAGTTCggaatttctgaaacaaacaaaataatcATCCTATTTTTGCAATACTAAGCTCGTGCCGTGCCAATCGGTACCAGCGTTTTTACGTCACAAAACCCACTGTTGCTGACATACTTTACCAACTATTACGATAAGAAACTAATAGATTTTGGTAGTCGGCATGATAATCTCTGATGACcaggaagttttttttttgttatagtAATTGTAAGAGACCAGAATACAAAAGTTGCGTTGTAATCTAGTTGTTGCCGATTGAGATCGctgacttgaaaaaaattgttagagGGAAAATAAAAGTGGAATTGATTTCGAAACAAGTGGAGCTGGTCAATAAAACGTTTAAACGACAGTTAAAGAAGTGGTGTTGTggagttttctggaaaacaaaactataaaatttgtgttttcaaTCTTTTGCATTTTATGAAACCACAGCTTCCATTAAATACAATATTTTCTGGATGGattgtaaatttttggtaCAGAACATATGTATTTATACATCCTATGTGACCATGATTGATGTATGTAATTAAATTACTTGATTGAAACAAACGGAAACACACtgtcaaaaatacaaaacctaaaaaaatacaaaaccaaAGAAACGTGTTTTCGTTCCATTATCTAAAAGTGTAGGAACCGtacttcaaaatatttgcaatgaataaaatatcgtaatgagaaaaaacaaatacattctcttataattttattcttttGCTTATAATACAAAAGGAATTTGCGTTTGATTGTTAAAACAATTGGGGTGCAGCTACATTAAACAGGTAcctaaacttttcaaaaaataattaaaatgtgtcaatttttttgaatttctattcgaaaagttgcaattttatgccactgataattttgaaaatctacgaaaaacatattttttacaagttttctattttgttcAAGTTTAAACTTTGTATTGgtctatatttttcaaaaatctaaaactgtTTTGTGAGttgacttttttccaaaactgtgACTgtgttaaatcaaaaaataaagtttttattattgtttCATAAGTATCTGTGCTAAATTTGGATAACTGTAATTATACAAAATTTACTGGTTAACTCTgacgtttttcaaaacaaaatcagTTTGATATCAAGtcatgattaaaatttttccctAAAAGCTTGTTCAGAAATGTTGATGCACAAAAGGTTTCCAGAAGAACATATTACACCTATTTGAATTAGGTTATTAATTAGTCAGCAATGAGTGTCACTGAATGTGTCACCTAATTGAATCATCTGTGAAAATGTAAATCGgtgagaaaataatataattttatctTGTGGGGTTTCGACTGTAGAACAATTTCTTAAAGGTTTGAAactattataaaaaaatattttgacattgaatattaaattttacttctcaaaacttttcaaaattcaaaactactGTTTAAACTTTCCAAACAGTATTTATTTGACACATGTAATTGATAAATTCAgtgctttttgaaattcttattttaCCACTGAACACTTTAAAATGACTTCAGATTTATTTGCTACACCCACTCTTTCATTAGCCATCTGTTGCTTCAGTTTAGAGGAACAAAGACACTAACCGCTTCGGTATTCTTTCATGACACTCAACTAATTAACCACTTTTTGATGCATTTCACCAAATGGTGGGTAGCCTGGGTTAAGAAAATTATATACTCAACAAGCAGACCCATTAATCCTTCAAAAGGTCGAATGTACCACACTTTCCAGCCATAATTGCATTGAATTGCGAAGAGGCAATTTGGGCACCCCCGTTACAACAGGGATCTTGACAGCTATGCGAAAGTGTACAGAAGATGACATCCTCCCTGCCGTTCAAGTTCTTCTAAACGACACGATGTTATCGCTCTTCGTTTGTGAGTGCATTCAGACATTGTTCATGGATGGCTGCCGTTATGAACAGGGATTTTGGAATGTGGCGGAAAAGAGATGAAGATGATAAACACTACATGTTGTTCGCTAGATGTTTTTTCctttgataaaaatttcgaCTTGATCAGATAAAATGATTGATTATCACGCCTTGTGCTTGTtcaagttctgaaaaaaaaagaattatatCTCTCTTCAGcaaataccaattttttgatttgttatGAAAATGGTATGAATGTAGTCTGTTTTTTACACTATTTCAGTGtatgcaaaaacaaaataaaactgcATTAAAGTCTAAACATAAAACAATAAACATAAGCAGTTGCATATCTACATATGTCAATCATGTATCTTCACCATTCACCATGAGTGtaccaaaaaatatgttcccagaaaaaatgtatgaTGGAATTAACAGGTGTTGAGCAGGTGGCAGTTATCGGTTGTCAAATATGTACCCATCTGGTCAGAACAGGGGCTTAAATACGAGGTCACGTGCAAATAATGACAGGAACATCTGCTCGTGATATCTATTTTTGTCGATATAGTTCAAGAAAATGAGATCAATGAGGTAAGAGATAGTGATTCTTTGGCTTGATCATACTGAACTAGCTCACAACCGTActtcaaaattagaaacttttgaaaatttttcaaatatgttttgtggttgttcagaaaaaactaCATTTGGCTAAAATCTGACATTACCATGTTCTCATTGTCAGTAgccgaaaacaaaaattagagttttttcaaagaagATGTAGTTACATTACTTGGGGTATTCGAGAGTCtatcaattaaaatatattcaaataaacTAAAAACGTAGTATAATGAatgaaatgtgcaaaaaagatcaaaattaaataaaaatgcatttcCTGGACACTGTCATAAGAAACGAGAATTTGACAACCAGGGAAAGTGACAAAAATACAGCCAAAAGCTTGTTAAAACAGTTGATATGGAAAATTAACAGCTATCAAAACTTAAACAAGGAATAAATTAGAGAATAgcaacaaaataacaaaataaaaatacagaaaCATCACTATTCAAGcttgcaaaattaaacaaaatgcTACAGGCACAAATTTTCTGCGCCACGGtcgttaatttttgattttcagaatttggcTATTTCTGAATAACACGCTACCACTATTTTTATTGTAACTAAACTAATCTCtgaattttggatttaaaagCATTATATGATTCATATGAGCAAAAAGCAATTTATGACAGTTTCAACAGATTAaataaaactagaaatttaaaactagGTATTTTGTGATAGTTTGTTGCTTATGACAAAAAAGATGTTATTTGACACCTTTGGGATAAAACATTTGCAATCTCTCTCAGTTTAACAGGCGATTAAtatattctcaaatttcataattgaaaaaaaaagcaaacaaacaaacaaaaatgagagcctttctttgaaatttggtcAAGCTAATACGCGCCATGGAGAATAAGTGATTAAACActtaattttgttcatttttcagaaaaaaataagaacttTTTTAGGGCTGCTTATGCAGCAGCCACCAGCAGCCCCGTAGCAACACATATCATAAAACTGAATATAAATTGGGTTGATGTTGCtaaacaaatttaaacaattgtaGTGAATCAGTtataatgaaacaatttttctaaatgtttcaGTAAATGTAGGGACCATTggtaaactttcaattccaaaaccgatatgaatgttttgaaattttgtgagtgtagattcaaagttttcaaaccaCTTTCAAATGAAGTTAGAGCAACGTTTCTGGAAAAACAAGACTGATTACAATTTAGAATCTGGAACTGAAATTACACAAGGttgaaaaatcagttaaaaaaaacaagtgatGTTCTTTAAAAGAAACttgataaaatataaaatacacAAATTAGCCGCAAAACTTAATAATTCAAGAATAATACTTTGTTTTCAATGTTACTTTTGATTGttgtcattttaaaaaatttattgcaagTTTTCTTATCGTTTTTTAATCTGAGGGGGGTTATTCTACTTGTGacgaaactcaatttttcaattgtgaaATATCTACATTATTGATATGTGACGTTTGTTAATGAATTCTACAGATGTCATGATGAACATGTCTCAAGCGCATTTTTCTACGCCCTGATTAAAAGTGTACCTTCTTACCGAAAAATAGTAatattggttttcaaaaaaagttaaattttgaacgtCTAGAAATAGACAAAAATCCAATATAAGGTCGgaacagtttttaattttcttaaactGGAAAAAGATTTACAACATCTTAATGGATTTTAATAATTGGAAAACTACATACACGAATGATGTTTTCGATTGAAAAGTCGAGATtggtttgaagttttttgtggGGCCAATGAATTTTAGTACATTTTGAGTGATTTTGtgaagctcaaaaaaattacacttttatcagatattttaaaaacgatgTGCACAGGATCagatattcgaaaaaatgccCATGAAACTACTATGGCACTCctagaactttgaaaatgcaatattttAATGATCTTAAAATTAAGTTACTGCGTGGATCAAGTTTAAGTTTCTGGCAGCTCATATACTGacacatttctaaaaaattaaataatgagTTCTCAGACTGCTTTCAAATAtgctttaacttttttcttaagttttcagctaattgatcaaaagaaaaagatgTTTCACGCATTTTATTATGCAAACTTGTTGCTTTCAGGATTTCATTTCTTTCCAAATCAGAACAACACCTTGACGCTCAACACCTAtctattttattatttcagtgACATCCAAATAGTTCAGACTAATCTCCCAACATTAACTTAAGCaactttgttatttttgaagctaTTTATGTATCTCTTGTTTTTGTTGTGCAATAACTGCCGAGTGTATTATTTGGTGTTTCAGTCATACCTTCCTgtgttttcaataattctaaTAATCTGTATAAGATTTGAAAGGATTTCATGTATTGGTTTCTagtgaatacatttttctgatcgCAAAAAATGTGTACGCCCTCGGCAGATGAATTCTGAAATACgaaatcaattatttaattCAATGTTTATTGTTAATAGTCTATACTTCTCAAAATATGTAACTCGGTCGTAAGTTTGAAtaataaattgtaaaatagATACTTCCAAACATGAATTGAAAATACTTGTTCTTATTCCAAGtaaagattaattttttcgatttttaaacttttttatttcactttGAGAATATATTCTCTTCAGATTCTTACTTTATATTTTAGATGTgattgaagaagaaaatatatCATTCATTCCTCactaaaataaacatttgagGATGCAGGATCGCCAGTGGaggaaattatttaaaaccgCTCCGGAACTGCTGAAATACCTAAATGTaatactaaaaatttgcaaaaaagttctTTAGTTGacagtttaaaattattgattatttgatttttcacttttaccGTATATCTtatattaatatggcctccctattagacttgcactccctattagtattgcccctcggagaccttccgaaaattagtattgcactccctaatagtcttgcactccctattagtattgcaagcgggaaggccatcgaaaaatagtattgcagccatattaatagaagaaatacggtatttattttgaaactcgACTAAAAACTGTATGTTTTCGTATTTCAGTATTCTCGGTGTTAGAATTTACAggattatttaaaattactcgaaaaatccgcattttctgaaaattgacgttttatcaaacttttatttaaaatttcaaaaacttaaaattttttacattgttttgaaataataatagGTCATGTTAGACTGTTATAAGtggttttgaatttaattccACTTACGATACTTTTCTTTGAAAAGAAGgtgattttaatttgatttttaggccaattaAAAGTAAGAATTCTGTAATTCTTTTGCATGTATGTGTAGAAAGTTACGGTTTAGTTTTACAATggttatgaaaaaaaagtaccgAATTAATGTATTCTCATAATTTCTTAAGCTGGTGATAATTAACACTCTCGGGTCTGCAATCCTTGTTGCTTGCCGCTCAACACACCGCTCACTCATATTAAAAGTGGTGGTCTCcctttttttgatatttcacttttcctgcaaaaaaaagcaatactttaataaatttttgcagtttttattatatatatatttattataATATGCTTTCTGgggtttttaataattgattcgcattcagttttttttagtaaaaatccaCACCTCTTCtctattttgattttattgtttttttattagcTTTTTTACATAAATAGATTCAGGACCGTTCTCTGATAGCATttgctaaaaatcaatatggCCATTGAATAGAACATAAAAAACGGGCACGCGGAGAACGCTCATTGCTCGTCCACTCTCGGCCAAAGCGGACGCATTCGTTACCCTCTTTCTTTCGCACTCTCCTGCCTTTGCCCAGTCTATCGCCGCCTCGAAAAGTCGATAACTGCCGAAGGGGCGACTCGACACCACTTGCCTATGCATAGAGGAATAAGTGGCGTACGATTTACGAGAGATATTAAAGGGGCGTGCATCTCATGTCTCGGTGTGTCCCGCCACGAACGGAAATTTACATGCATTTCCCTGACTCTAAACGTTCTGGAGCTGTTTTCTTTTATGTAATTTTCATCTtcaaaccgatttttttgttgtcctTGATTAataacaatattttatttatatttttccagacCCAATGAATCGCGGCCCGCGTAACCGCCCCCATCAAAAGCCAGATGCAAAATCAATCGCACCGAATTACTTTTTGCGTGCCTCAATGAGAGTTTGGGCTCGGGAGAGGGAAAATGACGATCGGATACACGAGTATAACATTGATACGGAAACAATGACagctgaaactttgaaaaaattcacgcTTCATTGCCAGAGGGTGGCACTGAAGAGTAAAGTAGGTtatattttattcgaaaatttcaaacaaaattagttttcagatCGCAAGTGACGATTTTAGATTCATTACCGAATACTACGACGAGAAAgttttggagctgaaaaaaTCGCTTTTGAACATTCTCCGTGGACTATGGAAAGAAGTACCACCGCCGCACCTTCGCTTAGAGTTTGCAAACCTCATTAGCTTCATCGTCACTTTTGCCGAAATGGTTGGATATGTCCACGACACAATGAGCATCGAAAAAACACATCTTCCATGTGATCTTGTGAACAAGTTCAGCAACTACCTTTACACCATTGAACAGTGCAAGCGCTATGGGCACGCCGACTTGACGCATTTTGCACAACTGTTGGATTTTCGGGACGAAGTCTTGATGGCGATTCAAGTATACTATCGCATTCGTTGTCCGATGAGAGAAAATAAAGAACCGAGTTTTCCGAAAGATGCCCAACGATATTCTCCATACGATTATGAGTGGCTCTGCGGATCTGTAATTTCAGGACCGTACgttgattatttaaaaaatattgaaaaaataattattgcaTTTGTTAAATAACTCCAATAGATTTAATTCGAACTTTAGAATAAAACCTTCAGCTTAAAAAGTTTCCACCTTGTTAGTGTTGTAGCTGCTGGAAATTAATTCGTGTTTAATGTCTACTCtctattgcaaaaaatgtgtgcaTCTATCTGTTGAAAAATCACCTTACGAAACCACAAAAACGGGCAATAGAGGGCAgttattcaagaaaaacagatctagaaaaattaaagtttctagttttaaaaacttaaaaatacttttaaactGCTCTAAACTGTTCTGCTTGTTGTTAAACTgctctgtttcaaaaaaatatttgattagtCTAAATATGAAATTCAGCTACTGCAACTTTAACATGGCACATAGATTCAAAATAGCTGAAGTTGAATAGTTTATATCATGATCACTCCTTTTCTAGTTAGTTCTACCTCTAAAttatagttttaaatttcagttacTTCCTCGAATGCACCAAGTACTTATGCACCAGCCGCATTGCTCAAATGGACATAACCACACTTCGTCACGATATCATAGCTGCTACCAAAGGAAAAGAATACAAATATTATACTCATATTCGAGTGCCGTTTCCAAAAACCGCCAAGAATAGCAAGGCTCTCGCAGATGCCCTTGCCAACCGGGAAGGCAGCTTGAAAGCGATCAACGCAAAAACTCGGAAAGAACTGAGAAAAGATTTTCCGAGAGGACATCGACTGTTCCACTTTACAACTGTCGCCGATCAATTCTTCATTCTTAGATCTGATATTCGTGCCAAAAAGCGGACTGTAGCTGATTCTTTGATTCGAAGTGATATCAGCAACGTCACCCCATTCCATCTGATTATTGCGGTTTTGTCGGCCGTGGAAGCACAACTTTTGATGGTTCACAAAGTGTACGCTTTGTTTGTAGATGAAAAACTCGGACTATATGGAAAACCACTTCCCCAAAAAGTTTGtttcttcaattaaaataaatttcaaacaatttacaattttcaggtacTCGAAATCGCTTTCAACATTTATCTCATGACTGGAGTAGATAGCTGCAAGACAATGCCGTTGAATGAAAACATTGAAGAATGTCTTCAGAGCTTACGAAAAGCGACTCGCGATTGGATTCGACAGTATTACCGTGGTTATGAGGACAAATGTGAATCTAATTACACCAAAAACGTATACGTCAACATCGAAAGTGGCTACAACTTCTTCCCATACGAACTCAAGGTGGAggattttccagaagaaaTTGCCCATCACGCCAAACTAATGATGGAGCACTTATATTTCGAAGAGTTTGAGCTAAACCGCCTAAGCACTCAACTAAGCCAAGTGAGAACTGGGTACTCTAGCTGGCCAAGT comes from Caenorhabditis elegans chromosome X and encodes:
- the W05H9.4 gene encoding ANK_REP_REGION domain-containing protein (Confirmed by transcript evidence) is translated as MNRGPRNRPHQKPDAKSIAPNYFLRASMRVWARERENDDRIHEYNIDTETMTAETLKKFTLHCQRVALKSKIASDDFRFITEYYDEKVLELKKSLLNILRGLWKEVPPPHLRLEFANLISFIVTFAEMVGYVHDTMSIEKTHLPCDLVNKFSNYLYTIEQCKRYGHADLTHFAQLLDFRDEVLMAIQVYYRIRCPMRENKEPSFPKDAQRYSPYDYEWLCGSVISGPYFLECTKYLCTSRIAQMDITTLRHDIIAATKGKEYKYYTHIRVPFPKTAKNSKALADALANREGSLKAINAKTRKELRKDFPRGHRLFHFTTVADQFFILRSDIRAKKRTVADSLIRSDISNVTPFHLIIAVLSAVEAQLLMVHKVYALFVDEKLGLYGKPLPQKVLEIAFNIYLMTGVDSCKTMPLNENIEECLQSLRKATRDWIRQYYRGYEDKCESNYTKNVYVNIESGYNFFPYELKVEDFPEEIAHHAKLMMEHLYFEEFELNRLSTQLSQVRTGYSSWPSKEGTPSLSLNNCKDHVYAFHSNFCTVRADILEKVNGDTTSFEDRMEFANYPGYEIVCISHKVIDEKKCVPSIAEINHEFAVAFKEAFGTRIIDDFSFNEMAYQFAEIVNAEIDFNNLRKKYKYQKGSTATAKKMISEIMEFYMDYIKKRTNHFDLPEPPLARRQDPNCNPYSDEEYDTELEDEDDEVDGDQNTGENLLSKMFGEVSLGAVSIGSENDTEVEDPTTLVIEDRDQVPDDMVDEFIHGVFHVNLGMIPDLSASLYNLPLD